Below is a genomic region from Dechloromonas denitrificans.
CGATCGATGCCCTCCGCTGGCCGGAGGGCATTTTTTTGCCCGGACAATAGCGCCCGATCGCACTTCAACAATGGCAAAGACGATCAGCGCTGCGGCCTCAGTCCCGACCGCCATGCCGTTCCTGCCGCTGAACCAGGGCGCTTGAAGCCTTGGGCAGCGGTTTTTCCCTATCCTTCAGCAAACCGGCCAGACAGGCTGGATTGGATCGGGCGCCGCTGGCCTGATAGTCAGCCAGAAGCATCGGGCGGACCGCCTCTCCGGGCTGGCCGAGTACGCTGGTCAGGTAGTCGAACAGGCCATCGAGCAGCATTTCCGGACTCAAGCCGCTGGTTTTCTGCCGAGTCTCCCAGAGCCAGTCGCTGAAAGCGAGAAAAGCATAGAACGGAGAGGGCGCCTCAAGCAGGCTTGCCAGCGTTGCCGGGAAACGGCCTGAATTGGCGATCAGATCCCAGTAACGGGCAAAACGGGTGAAGCGTTGCACGGTCGACGCATCGATAACGCCGGTTTGGGTGATGGTGTAGGGCGGCTGGGTGTCATAGACCATGCCGTATTCAAGCGTATGCCGGGCAATCGGCGTGCCGCGCAGGCGTTTCAGGATACCCAGCTGGATTTCGTCAGGCTTCAGCGCATACAGGCGGTCAAAGCCCGCCGCAAAACTGGACAGCGTTTCACCGGGCAGGCCGAAGATCAGGTCGGTGTGCAGGTGAGCATGACTGTGCCTGACCAGCCAGTCGAGATTGGTGCAGGTCCTGTCATTGTCCTGACGACGCGAGATGCCTTGCTGGACGGCCGGATTGAAGCTCTGGATGCCAATTTCAAACTGCAGTACGCCAGGCGGGAAGCGAGCGATCATTGCTTTCAGGCGATCCGGCAAATGGTCGGGAACCACCTCGAAATGCAGGAAAAGGTCGGGCGTCAGACGATCGATGAAGAATTCCAGGATGCGTAGCGAACTGTCGATCTTGAGATTGAAGGTACGATCGACAAATTTGAAGTTGCGCGCTCCGCGCTGGTAGAGCGTTTCCAGGGCAGAGAGAAAGCGGGCTTCATCAAAGGCCCAGGCCGTTTTGTCGAGTGCGCTGAGGCAGAACTCGCATTTGAACGGGCAGCCGCGCGACGCTTCGACATAAAGCAGGCGATGCGCCAGATCATCGGCACTCAATTCGGCATAGGGCAATTCGATCTCGGCCAGGCTGGCCTGCTCGCCAGCGATCACTTTCATCAAGGGTTGCGGCCCATGCAGCAAGGCGCGGCATAACTTGGGGAAACTGACGTCACCCCAGCCGGTAACCAGATAATCAGCTAGCCGGACGATTTCCTGCTCGTCCCATTCGTGGCTCACTTCCGGCCCACCCAGAACGATGATCAACGCGGGCCGCCGGGCCTTCAATTGACGAATGACATCGGTCGTCTGCCGCACATTCCAGATATAAACCCCGAAACCGACGATCTGGCGGACGCCATCACGAGCTTCGCCAAGTTCGGCGAGCAGCGCATCGACAATTTCGGCGATCGGGCGGGCGATCGTGAATTCGCGCAACACCGTTGCGGCGCGCAGTTCAGCGCCGCCATGGCGGGCCATATTGGCCAGCAGATAGCGCAATCCCAGCGAAGCATGGATGTATTTGGCGTTAAGGGTCGAAAGCAGAATGGCAGGCGGTGTCATGTTGCTATTTTGACATCCCGGCCAGCCATTCCGCGATGACTGCGGTCGACCTTCGACTCGGGGCCAAATTGGCTGCCCGGCTTCTCGGCACCATCAACTTGCCAGGATTGTGCGGCACGACTTCACAGTAAAATGGCAGCCTTATTTCATTTTGCCGGGAGCGCACGCATGCCGCCCATATCGCTGAGTATTGGCTGGCGCCCTGT
It encodes:
- a CDS encoding B12-binding domain-containing radical SAM protein; protein product: MTPPAILLSTLNAKYIHASLGLRYLLANMARHGGAELRAATVLREFTIARPIAEIVDALLAELGEARDGVRQIVGFGVYIWNVRQTTDVIRQLKARRPALIIVLGGPEVSHEWDEQEIVRLADYLVTGWGDVSFPKLCRALLHGPQPLMKVIAGEQASLAEIELPYAELSADDLAHRLLYVEASRGCPFKCEFCLSALDKTAWAFDEARFLSALETLYQRGARNFKFVDRTFNLKIDSSLRILEFFIDRLTPDLFLHFEVVPDHLPDRLKAMIARFPPGVLQFEIGIQSFNPAVQQGISRRQDNDRTCTNLDWLVRHSHAHLHTDLIFGLPGETLSSFAAGFDRLYALKPDEIQLGILKRLRGTPIARHTLEYGMVYDTQPPYTITQTGVIDASTVQRFTRFARYWDLIANSGRFPATLASLLEAPSPFYAFLAFSDWLWETRQKTSGLSPEMLLDGLFDYLTSVLGQPGEAVRPMLLADYQASGARSNPACLAGLLKDREKPLPKASSALVQRQERHGGRD